In one window of Photorhabdus laumondii subsp. laumondii DNA:
- a CDS encoding GNAT family N-acetyltransferase — MLIRVEIPVDAAGIDQLLRKSFDTPAEAELVQQLREDGLLTLGVVATDDEGQVIGYVAFSPVDINGEDHQWVGLAPLAVAEEYRRQGIGEKLVYEGLDSLNEFGYGVVVVLGDPHYYCRFGFTLASEHQLHCQWSTCESYFQVYELADSSLADHKGLVTYSSHFDRF, encoded by the coding sequence ATGTTGATCAGAGTAGAAATTCCAGTAGATGCAGCGGGAATAGATCAATTATTACGGAAATCTTTTGATACCCCGGCAGAAGCGGAATTGGTCCAACAATTGCGGGAAGATGGATTATTGACGTTAGGTGTGGTTGCTACAGATGACGAAGGCCAGGTAATCGGTTATGTGGCTTTTAGTCCGGTGGATATTAATGGTGAAGATCACCAATGGGTTGGTTTGGCACCGTTAGCGGTTGCTGAAGAATATCGTCGGCAGGGGATTGGTGAAAAGCTGGTGTATGAAGGTTTGGATAGCCTGAATGAATTTGGCTATGGCGTCGTCGTTGTTTTGGGTGATCCACACTACTATTGCCGGTTTGGTTTTACGCTTGCCAGTGAGCATCAGTTGCATTGCCAGTGGTCAACGTGTGAATCTTATTTTCAGGTATATGAATTAGCTGATAGTTCCTTGGCTGACCATAAGGGGTTGGTTACTTACTCCTCACACTTTGACCGTTTCTAA
- a CDS encoding phosphotransferase, with the protein MLQKNLQSYVCDVSDNTTAHTENCARSSILELSHDTFSLKHQEATQVELLPRRHLYTYTEKARQKRLDYLAKHTGHTLKHVADTHLDATQLTKTIEGFIGSIEIPVGIAGPILIKGQYAQGVYYAPLATTEGALIASISRGSSAIMQSGGTTARVLGQRMIRAPRFEFCSVSHSIMFSDWINEHISELRYEIGRHSKHAQLVEVKPQIIGRSVHLQFIYNTAAAAGQNMTTICTWYACQWIQQQLAKMAFIPLRHFIIDGNTSGDKKVSYQSFIEGRGTRVVAEVYLEAESCQQILRVTPQQLVTAYHHVCEGAIASGMVGININAANVIAGMFTALGQDIACVHESSVAHLHMTLTADNRVYCSITLPSLIVGTIGGGTNLPHQRECLNMLGCTDENGTARLAEIIASYCLALDISTLSAVAADEFAQSHEKLGRYRPVTTNNITAHTPQELDLPFFQQANFNPVLQGAHLTTIKPKFSGDDGYSMLTHLSSNYAERLIGLFPFSMTTSAQNNLSVMLKLKPLGSEVVNMVLDIAKHCSSELFAVFQDFEHQLEFNQSHSRELAIMNQQDPRLMRYIPVIYGVIENEATGTYALIEELLHDMVLMNNINLETPWEQHHLEAAIRGVADIHSIWLGREEELTWKFSQLQIPNADTVSQMNPLWQKLGNFIHQTFPELFTAEQHEDFQHWVDNAATWWKEIEQMPRTLIHGDFNPRNIAFRQQETGLHLCAWDWELSTLHLPQRDLAELLAFSLDPQSDADKVAYYIELHRVELEQKSGLSLDPIIWRRGYELALHDLWMRRIPFYMMAHNVVGYPFMERTMKTLRWLISLTRN; encoded by the coding sequence ATGTTGCAAAAAAATCTCCAATCATATGTATGTGATGTTTCAGATAATACCACTGCACACACAGAAAACTGTGCGCGAAGTTCTATTCTAGAATTATCACACGATACATTTAGCCTTAAACACCAAGAAGCAACCCAAGTAGAATTACTGCCACGCCGCCACCTCTATACTTATACAGAGAAAGCCCGGCAAAAACGTCTGGATTATTTAGCAAAACATACCGGACATACATTGAAACATGTAGCAGATACCCATCTGGATGCAACGCAATTAACAAAAACCATTGAAGGGTTTATCGGTTCAATAGAAATCCCTGTGGGAATTGCTGGCCCTATCTTGATAAAGGGGCAATATGCTCAAGGGGTATATTATGCGCCACTTGCCACCACAGAAGGCGCTTTAATTGCGTCAATATCCCGTGGCTCCTCAGCCATTATGCAATCAGGGGGTACAACTGCGCGTGTACTTGGACAACGAATGATACGTGCCCCTCGTTTTGAATTTTGCAGCGTTTCGCACAGCATTATGTTCAGTGATTGGATCAACGAACATATCAGCGAACTACGGTATGAAATTGGACGCCATTCTAAGCATGCACAATTGGTGGAAGTAAAGCCACAAATCATCGGGCGCAGCGTCCATCTGCAATTCATCTATAATACAGCCGCAGCGGCAGGTCAAAATATGACCACCATCTGCACCTGGTATGCATGTCAGTGGATCCAACAACAGTTAGCCAAAATGGCGTTTATACCACTGCGTCACTTTATAATCGATGGTAATACTTCGGGCGATAAAAAAGTCTCTTATCAATCTTTCATCGAAGGACGTGGAACACGTGTAGTAGCTGAAGTTTATCTAGAAGCTGAATCCTGTCAGCAAATATTACGGGTCACTCCACAGCAACTCGTCACGGCTTATCACCATGTCTGCGAGGGCGCTATCGCCTCAGGGATGGTCGGCATAAATATTAATGCCGCGAATGTTATCGCCGGGATGTTTACCGCCTTAGGGCAGGACATCGCCTGTGTACATGAATCTTCCGTCGCGCATTTACACATGACATTGACTGCCGATAACCGTGTCTATTGCAGTATCACACTGCCCTCTCTAATTGTCGGTACCATTGGTGGCGGAACCAATTTACCACACCAACGTGAATGCCTGAACATGTTGGGCTGCACTGATGAAAACGGCACCGCTCGTCTGGCCGAAATCATCGCTAGTTATTGCCTGGCTCTTGATATTTCAACACTGTCAGCGGTTGCTGCGGATGAATTTGCGCAATCACATGAAAAACTTGGCCGCTATCGCCCTGTCACCACTAACAATATCACTGCGCACACCCCACAAGAGCTTGATTTGCCCTTCTTCCAGCAAGCAAATTTTAACCCTGTGTTACAAGGGGCCCATTTAACGACAATCAAACCTAAATTTTCGGGTGATGATGGGTACAGCATGCTGACACATCTAAGTTCAAATTATGCGGAACGTTTAATTGGCTTATTTCCTTTTTCTATGACGACATCCGCACAGAACAATTTATCCGTGATGCTGAAATTGAAGCCTCTGGGGAGTGAGGTCGTGAATATGGTACTGGATATCGCTAAACACTGCTCTTCTGAGTTGTTTGCCGTTTTCCAGGATTTTGAACATCAGCTTGAATTTAACCAAAGCCATAGCCGTGAGCTGGCTATTATGAATCAGCAAGATCCACGGTTGATGCGCTATATTCCCGTTATCTATGGTGTGATTGAAAACGAAGCAACTGGAACTTATGCCCTGATTGAAGAATTGCTCCACGATATGGTGTTAATGAACAATATTAACCTGGAAACACCTTGGGAGCAGCACCACCTTGAAGCCGCCATCCGGGGAGTAGCCGATATTCACTCTATCTGGTTGGGACGGGAAGAAGAGCTCACGTGGAAATTCTCGCAACTGCAAATTCCGAATGCCGATACAGTTTCACAGATGAATCCCCTGTGGCAAAAACTGGGCAATTTTATCCACCAAACGTTTCCTGAGTTGTTCACTGCCGAACAACATGAAGATTTCCAGCACTGGGTGGATAATGCCGCCACTTGGTGGAAAGAGATCGAACAGATGCCCAGGACATTGATCCACGGTGATTTCAACCCACGCAATATTGCCTTCCGGCAACAGGAAACCGGCTTGCATTTATGTGCTTGGGATTGGGAATTGTCTACTTTGCATCTCCCCCAGCGCGACCTGGCAGAACTTCTGGCCTTTAGCTTAGACCCACAAAGTGATGCAGATAAGGTGGCTTATTATATTGAACTACACCGGGTTGAACTTGAGCAAAAATCGGGGCTCTCCCTCGACCCCATAATTTGGCGTCGTGGCTATGAATTAGCGCTGCATGATTTATGGATGAGAAGAATTCCGTTTTATATGATGGCACATAATGTTGTTGGCTACCCATTTATGGAGCGCACAATGAAAACGCTCCGCTGGCTTATTTCATTAACACGGAATTAA
- the bhsA gene encoding multiple stress resistance protein BhsA, which produces MKNVKYIAVALALSAISFGSIAATEVQTSSSPKIGVVSVTGADTLETLSAELSKKADKAGASSFRIISASGKNQLSGVAEIYN; this is translated from the coding sequence ATGAAAAACGTAAAATATATCGCTGTTGCTTTAGCTTTAAGTGCTATCTCTTTTGGTAGTATAGCGGCAACAGAAGTTCAAACTTCTTCTTCCCCTAAAATTGGTGTAGTTTCTGTAACGGGGGCTGATACTTTGGAAACCCTAAGTGCCGAATTATCCAAAAAAGCTGACAAAGCAGGTGCATCTTCTTTCCGTATTATCTCTGCCAGCGGTAAGAATCAATTATCAGGTGTTGCTGAGATCTATAACTAA
- the nrdG gene encoding anaerobic ribonucleoside-triphosphate reductase-activating protein has protein sequence MNYHQYYSVDVVNGPGTRCTLFVAGCEHQCPGCYNKSTWRVNSGQPFTQEMEDRVIFDLQDKRIKRQGLSLSGGDPLHPHNTSAILQLVKRVKTECPDKDIWLWTGYRLKELSEIQQEIVSYINVLVDGKFIQELYEPGLLWRGSYNQIIYRLR, from the coding sequence GTGAATTACCACCAATACTACTCTGTTGATGTGGTCAACGGCCCCGGAACCCGCTGCACACTATTTGTCGCGGGGTGCGAACATCAATGCCCCGGTTGTTATAACAAAAGTACCTGGCGGGTGAACTCCGGCCAACCATTTACGCAGGAAATGGAAGACCGTGTAATTTTTGATTTACAGGACAAACGTATTAAACGACAAGGGCTATCTTTATCTGGCGGAGATCCCCTACATCCACACAACACATCCGCAATCCTGCAATTGGTAAAACGGGTTAAAACAGAGTGCCCAGACAAGGACATTTGGCTTTGGACAGGTTATCGGCTAAAGGAACTTAGCGAAATTCAACAGGAAATTGTCAGCTATATTAATGTGCTAGTGGATGGCAAGTTTATACAAGAGCTTTATGAGCCCGGTTTACTATGGCGTGGTAGCTACAACCAGATTATTTATAGATTAAGATAA
- a CDS encoding YhbP family protein yields MNATENFQIIHRYLARQHVLTLCTATGDDVWCANCFYVFNADEIAFWFMTELHTRHGEMMQVNPQVAGTIAGQIRHIAQIKGIQFKGEVIRLEGEKDKVARARYCRRFPVSIAVKTPIWQLNLNEIKMTDNTLGFGKKICWQR; encoded by the coding sequence GTGAACGCGACTGAAAACTTTCAGATTATCCACAGATACCTCGCAAGACAGCATGTCCTAACGCTTTGTACAGCAACCGGTGATGATGTTTGGTGCGCAAATTGTTTCTATGTTTTCAATGCCGATGAAATAGCCTTTTGGTTTATGACTGAACTTCATACTCGCCACGGTGAAATGATGCAGGTAAATCCACAAGTTGCAGGTACCATTGCCGGGCAGATTCGTCATATTGCACAGATAAAAGGTATTCAGTTCAAAGGAGAAGTCATTCGTCTTGAGGGTGAAAAAGATAAAGTGGCCAGAGCACGTTATTGCCGCCGTTTTCCTGTGTCAATTGCTGTTAAAACACCTATTTGGCAACTGAATCTCAATGAAATAAAGATGACTGATAATACGCTTGGATTTGGTAAAAAAATCTGCTGGCAGCGATAA
- a CDS encoding GIY-YIG nuclease family protein, producing MAENQWVLYLLKTKSGMLYTGITTNIHRRFAQHENGKGAKSLRGKGPLQLVFSSYAGDRSNASQLEYQVKQLSKQQKERLVICQPVCIAEYLASIRNGQSVRSK from the coding sequence ATGGCTGAAAATCAATGGGTTCTTTACTTACTGAAAACAAAATCAGGCATGCTTTATACCGGGATAACAACAAATATTCACCGCCGTTTTGCACAACATGAAAACGGGAAAGGAGCCAAATCACTGAGGGGGAAAGGGCCGTTACAGCTAGTTTTCAGTAGTTATGCCGGAGACCGCTCCAATGCCTCACAACTGGAATATCAAGTAAAACAATTAAGTAAACAGCAAAAAGAGAGGCTGGTTATTTGCCAGCCCGTCTGTATAGCAGAATATTTAGCATCAATTAGAAACGGTCAAAGTGTGAGGAGTAAGTAA
- a CDS encoding prenyltransferase produces MESQDIYSKFIGKRIKLWMDERFPLQNAPLFFIFYIISYSVAFYSIGEKPILSWEILLGCLMSFSYFLLLRIFDEHKDYQLDCEHHPQRILQRGIITLKNLRVLGICCIALQLGGSLFLDRGIGSVTFAWLLVFIWTCLMGKEFFIGEWLNQHLTWYAISHMLVMPLIIWWLSNIASPNLTLNFPIWVLMGLCFFSGFSFEITRKCKGPDEERLEIPTYSSIFGRKGAVAIIAALLTVMLILQIWLIRITTDGIALWALITLVVCYALCLWQLGKFLHNPTIQNRKRDEAIVGIFMVLGYSVCTASILIKLGFA; encoded by the coding sequence ATGGAAAGCCAAGATATTTATTCAAAATTCATTGGTAAGAGGATAAAGCTATGGATGGATGAGCGTTTCCCGCTACAAAATGCGCCGCTTTTCTTTATCTTTTATATCATTAGCTATTCCGTAGCTTTTTATTCAATAGGGGAAAAGCCCATTTTGTCATGGGAGATCCTGCTCGGTTGCCTGATGTCCTTCTCCTATTTTTTACTATTACGGATATTCGATGAGCATAAAGATTACCAACTGGATTGTGAACATCATCCACAGCGAATTTTACAGCGCGGTATTATTACGCTGAAAAATCTACGGGTACTTGGTATCTGTTGTATCGCATTACAATTAGGTGGAAGTCTATTTCTAGATCGGGGAATTGGCTCAGTTACTTTTGCCTGGCTGTTGGTCTTTATCTGGACCTGTCTTATGGGGAAAGAATTCTTTATCGGTGAATGGCTAAATCAACACCTTACTTGGTATGCCATTTCCCATATGCTGGTAATGCCACTCATTATCTGGTGGTTAAGCAATATCGCCAGTCCTAACCTCACACTCAATTTCCCAATATGGGTTTTGATGGGATTGTGCTTTTTCTCTGGATTCAGTTTTGAAATTACACGCAAGTGTAAAGGCCCAGATGAAGAACGTCTTGAAATACCGACCTATTCATCTATTTTCGGCAGAAAAGGAGCTGTCGCTATTATCGCGGCATTGCTCACTGTAATGCTGATATTACAGATTTGGCTAATCCGTATCACCACTGATGGTATAGCGTTATGGGCGTTAATTACCTTGGTCGTTTGTTATGCATTGTGTCTATGGCAATTAGGCAAATTCCTCCATAACCCTACCATCCAAAATCGCAAACGCGATGAAGCTATCGTGGGAATATTCATGGTGCTAGGTTATTCAGTTTGCACTGCTAGCATCTTAATAAAGCTTGGGTTTGCTTAG